The DNA sequence TGCCGATATGAAGCTACGAGGCGATGGTAGTCGTGCCAGCCTACAGGATATTCGCAGTTGGGACTTTCCAGACGTGGAACTGATGGTGCTGAGTGCCTGTGAAACAGCCGTCGGTGATGTACCGTTGGGCAATGGGGCAGAAGTGTTGGGTCTGGGTTATCTGATGCAGTTGGCCGGGGCAGAAGCGGCGATCGCCTCCCTGTGGCAAGTTAGCGACGGCGGCACCCAGGTGTTGATGGATGCCTTCTATGCGGCACTCAATAACGGCTACAGTAAAGCCGAAGCCCTGCAACGGGCCCAGCAAGCCCTGATTACCAGCGATGAAACCGTGTTGGAGGGCGATCGCGGCAACGCCACCATTGAGATTATCGATACTCGTACCGGACAACCCTTAGCCCAAAGCACTGACCTGGCCCATCCCTACTATTGGGCACCGTTTATTTTGATTGGCAATGGGTTGTAAGATATCCCAGATAACTAGCCAGGCTCAAATCCATGCAAAGTAATCGAAATCATCAAAGAAATGAGGATTGAAGGTGCCTGCGTTATGGGTTGCCTTTGAGC is a window from the Candidatus Obscuribacterales bacterium genome containing:
- a CDS encoding CHAT domain-containing protein gives rise to the protein MDYLPPLEAKSPIKHEYVNGKVYAMAGATDAHVTIAGNLFAMLRSHVRGTDCRVDIADMKLRGDGSRASLQDIRSWDFPDVELMVLSACETAVGDVPLGNGAEVLGLGYLMQLAGAEAAIASLWQVSDGGTQVLMDAFYAALNNGYSKAEALQRAQQALITSDETVLEGDRGNATIEIIDTRTGQPLAQSTDLAHPYYWAPFILIGNGL